The nucleotide sequence TATTTCGAGGGAGACGAGAGCGTACAAACGCTGCATCCCGGCGACTACGTCCATATCCCTGCCCATCGGCGCCATCGGGTTGAATGGACCGACCCGAAGGAAAAAACCGTCTGGCTGGCGCTTCACTACGAAACCGACGCGGGGTGAGGCAAGCTTGCCGCGCTGGGGTTCTCGCACAATTGCACTATACTGGAACCCTAACCTTCAATCTTCGTCGCCCGAAGCTTCCGATGGACCTTTCAGAAACAATTGACGTACTCCTCTCCCTGAAGGAAGAGGATTCCGGGTTCAAACAGCGATCGCCCCGGAGGGTCTTACGTCGCCTAGCCCGAGAGAAGACGCCCCTTCTCTGAAAATATTGAGGGCCGCATTGCGATCCCGATCATGGACCGTGCCGCAAGCGCATCGCCAACGCCGATCCTTGAGGTCCAGCGCCTCGTTGACCGTCCCGCAGGCGCTACACATTCTGCTCGACGGGAACCATCGGTCGATGTGGTGAACGACCGACCCGGCCTTCCCGGCTTGGGGGTGGAGGATGCGGACGAACTCGGAGAATCCGAGGTCCCCGACCTTCTTTCCCCACAATCGCTGCATTGGTTTCAGGTTCAGGTCTTCAAGGAAGAGGTGGTCGTACCGGAGCGCCAATCGTCTTGCGAGCT is from Methylohalobius crimeensis 10Ki and encodes:
- a CDS encoding RNA-guided endonuclease InsQ/TnpB family protein, producing the protein MDSTSREIEGAVKTVTIKRDPLGDLYVFFSCEIEDRPNHRVVSGESAGADFGLKTFLTFSDGSEEVSPLFYREGRKAIRRAGKKLSSKQKGSNNRRKARMALARVHKRIANQRRDHHFKLARRLALRYDHLFLEDLNLKPMQRLWGKKVGDLGFSEFVRILHPQAGKAGSVVHHIDRWFPSSRMCSACGTVNEALDLKDRRWRCACGTVHDRDRNAALNIFREGASSLGLGDVRPSGAIAV